In Populus nigra chromosome 1, ddPopNigr1.1, whole genome shotgun sequence, one genomic interval encodes:
- the LOC133694063 gene encoding G-type lectin S-receptor-like serine/threonine-protein kinase At4g27290 — translation MEIAMRTGLINSFTSITMLLVCIFLLFLSLAFAAQDNIISNESIKDGESALVSAGGTFELGFFSPGNSMNRFLGVWYMNGLSAHKEVIWVANREIPLKDRSGFLNFTQQGVLLLLNGNNERIWSSNKTTNVGSPVMQLLDSGNLVVKDGKDNNFILWQSFEYPCDTFLPGMMIGGNSQTGVDRNLISWKSADDPGPGQFSFGIDRQGFPQLVVKNGTLKHYRLGSWNGKSFTGTPDLPTNQSFKYEFILNKTHVDYSYEIPKSVVWLTRLIVSQSGFVERFIRADQTNVWTRIYGAPRDLCDNYSVCGAHTICKMVDQSHNCTCLEGFVPKSLTDWSKGCARRSALNCTHDIFQNFTGLKLPDTSLSWYDTSMSLVECKDMCLKNCSCTAYANSNITGEGSGCILWFGDLVDMREFSTGGQDLYIRMPPPLKTDQTTSNTNSGKKKLVGIILGSTVLAGVLMVGLTFYIWRTKQRKQEVEEDMELPSFHLATIVKATDNFSSNNKLGQGGFGPVYKGTLIDGQEIAVKRLSKSSRQGLTEFKNEVILIAKLQHRNLVKLLGCCIQGDEVMLIYEFMPNKSLDYFIFDQTRNKFLDWQRRNLIIGGIARGLLYLHQDSRLRIIHRDLKASNILLDKDMNPKISDFGMARLFGGDQIEADTNKVVGTYGYMSPEYAVDGRFSLKSDVFSFGVLVLEIISGKKNRGFSHPDHCHNLLGHAWKLWTEERALEVLDNMSDRPYSVSEVLRCIHVGLLCVQQKPEERPNMSSVVLMLGSENSLPDPKQPGFFTERNMPAGDSSSGNHESSTINDLTISELDAR, via the exons ATGGAGATCGCTATGCGTACAGGCCTTATTAATTCATTTACTAGCATTACAATGCTTTTGGTTTGCATCTTCTTACTCTTTTTATCACTAGCCTTTGCTGCACAAGACAATATCATTTCCAATGAATCCATTAAAGATGGCGAGAGTGCTCTAGTTTCAGCAGGTGGAACTTTTGAACTGGGTTTTTTTAGCCCAGGAAATTCAATGAATCGATTTTTGGGAGTATGGTACATGAATGGATTGTCAGCTCATAAAGAAGTTATTTGGGTTGCCAATAGAGAAATTCCGCTAAAGGATCGTTCTGGATTTCTAAATTTCACCCAGCAAGGAGTTTTGCTTCTTCTCAACGGAAACAATGAAAGAATTTGGTCATCCAACAAAACAACAAATGTTGGGAGTCCAGTTATGCAGCTATTGGATTCAGGAAATCTAGTTGTGAAAGATGGGAAGGATAATAACTTCATTTTATGGCAGAGTTTTGAATATCCTTGTGATACGTTTCTACCAGGAATGATGATCGGAGGGAATTCACAAACTGGTGTGGATAGAAACCTGATATCATGGAAGAGCGCAGACGACCCTGGTCCAGGCCAATTTTCATTTGGGATAGATCGTCAGGGGTTTCCACAGCTAGTCGTCAAGAATGGAACTTTGAAGCACTATAGGCTGGGTTCATGGAATGGAAAAAGTTTCACCGGGACTCCTGATCTGCCTACAAATCAGTCCTTCAAGTATGAGTTTATTTTGAACAAGACCCATGTAGATTATAGTTATGAAATCCCGAAATCGGTTGTATGGTTGACGAGGTTGATTGTGAGTCAGTCAGGATTCGTGGAACGCTTTATACGTGCAGATCAAACTAATGTTTGGACACGTATATATGGAGCACCAAGAGATCTGTGTGACAATTATTCAGTATGTGGTGCACATACGATTTGCAAAATGGTCGATCAATCCCACAATTGTACTTGCTTGGAAGGATTTGTACCCAAATCTCTTACAGATTGGAGTAAAGGGTGTGCTAGAAGGAGTGCATTGAATTGCACACATGACATCTTTCAGAATTTTACAGGGCTTAAGTTGCCGGATACATCCCTTTCCTGGTATGATACAAGCATGAGTCTAGTAGAATGCAAGGACATGTGTCTGAAAAACTGCAGTTGCACGGCATATGCAAATTCAAATATCACAGGAGAAGGCAGTGGCTGCATACTCTGGTTTGGTGACTTGGTTGATATGAGAGAGTTTAGTACTGGGGGCCAAGACCTCTACATAAGGATGCCACCACCTTTGAAAACAG ATCAAACTACGTCAAACACAAATTCTGGTAAGAAGAAGCTTGTGGGAATCATACTCGGTTCCACAGTCCTTGCTGGAGTGCTTATGGTAGGACTAACCTTCTATATATGGAGAACGAAACAGAGAAAGCAAG AAGTAGAGGAAGACATGGAGTTACCATCGTTTCATTTGGCCACCATAGTGAAAGCAACGGATAACTTTTCAAGCAACAACAAGTTGGGACAAGGTGGTTTTGGACCGGTATATAAG GGTACTTTGATTGATGGGCAAGAAATAGCAGTGAAAAGACTTTCAAAAAGTTCTCGGCAAGGATTGACAGAGTTCAAGAATGAAGTTATCTTGATAGCTAAGCTTCAGCACAGAAATCTTGTTAAACTTCTTGGCTGTTGCATTCAAGGAGATGAAGTAATGTTGATCTATGAATTCATGCCCAACAAAAGCTTAGACTATTTTATTTTCG atcaaacaagaaacaaattcCTGGACTGGCAGAGACGTAACCTCATTATCGGTGGCATTGCTAGAGGACTACTTTATCTTCATCAAGACTCTAGACTAAGGATTATCCATAGAGATCTCAAAGCCAGCAACATATTATTAGATAAGGATATGAACCCCAAAATTTCAGATTTCGGAATGGCTAGACTGTTTGGAGGAGATCAAATTGAAGCAGACACAAATAAAGTGGTTGGAACATA TGGATACATGTCCCCCGAGTACGCTGTTGATGGGCGTTTCTCATTGAAATCTGACGTCTTCAGCTTCGGTGTTTTAGTCTTGGAGATAATAAGTGGGAAGAAAAATAGAGGATTTTCCCACCCGGATCACTGCCATAATCTTCTTGGCcat GCATGGAAACTGTGGACGGAAGAGAGGGCATTGGAGGTTCTTGACAATATGTCAGATCGCCCTTATTCTGTATCTGAAGTATTGAGATGCATTCATGTGGGTCTGTTATGCGTGCAACAAAAGCCGGAAGAGAGACCAAATATGTCATCTGTGGTTTTGATGTTGGGCAGTGAGAATTCATTGCCTGACCCAAAGCAACCTGGTTTTTTCACGGAAAGGAATATGCCCGCAGGGGACTCTTCATCAGGAAATCATGAATCATCAACTATAAATGACCTAACTATTTCAGAGCTAGATGCACGGTAG